Below is a window of Jonesiaceae bacterium BS-20 DNA.
GCAGCAGAACAAGCTTGACCCACTCATTTTCCAGGTGAATGGCTTTCCACACACGCGGCTTCTTGACCTGCTCAATGCGGTCGGTGAACGGGATGGGGTAAGCCTGCCCGCTTGAGCCCTGGTAGACGCGGCCGTTCACAAACAGTGGGTAACGGTCCGGGGCAGCAGGCTCGTAGGTGTCAATGGTGATGTCTTGGGACCAGCAGGCTACGCCGCCCGCTGCGATGTTCGCTTGTTGATCCGCTGGTGGCTCCGGGAGCTCAACCTGAGACAAAGGAAGGTGTGGGAGATCGGAAATATGCTTCATGTCTATAAAACTATGTTGGATTGGCCCGCTGCAACATAGTCATTCAAATCAACCTTATGCACATTTCGCTTAAAAACACCTATGCTATACCTATGCCCAAGCCACTACCTGAACCACCCATCCAAGATCAGGGCCTAGCCGATGGATTTACCGGCGAACGAATCCAAGTCATTCCCATTCCAACCGCCCACAAAGCTCTAAACACCCCTTTCCTGCGGACTGCACTAACCACGGATGTCGGCTACTTTCCCGATGCAGATAAATACTTCCGGGAGCGCACGCGTGGAGCCGATGAAGCCATCATCGTGGCCTGTACACACGGATCCGGTTGGGTTGAAGTTGCCGAGGTTCGTCATCCGGTTAGCCCCGGACAAGTTATCCTCATTCCCCCCGCACACTCCACATTCCTACGGGAGCACCGATGGCAAGCCATGGACTATTTGGTGGTGCCATGTGGCCGGCTTGGCTGTGCCTGACGCGCTAGCACAATTCCCCGATCTGCTGCAGTCTCCAGTCGTCACGTTGCGTCGCTTGGAACGCATCTTGTCCCGAATCTCCGACCTCTTGGTCGCCCTCGAGCAAGACTCTGCGCGTTTGATGTTGGAGGTCAACACGGGGCTGACGGTGACACTGCTGGGCGAGCTCATGGCAGACCGCAAATACCCGGAATGCGGTGAACCACTCGACCGCACCATGGCGTATCTGCGTCAAAATGTGGGGTCTAACCCGAGCGTGCCGGAGTTGGCCAAGATGGTGGGCCTGTCCAGCTCGCACCTCACCACATTATTTCGCAACAGCACGGGCTCTGGTGTCTTGGCTTACCA
It encodes the following:
- a CDS encoding AraC family ligand binding domain-containing protein, whose product is MPKPLPEPPIQDQGLADGFTGERIQVIPIPTAHKALNTPFLRTALTTDVGYFPDADKYFRERTRGADEAIIVACTHGSGWVEVAEVRHPVSPGQVILIPPAHSTFLREHRWQAMDYLVVPCGRLGCA